A window of Candidatus Liberimonas magnetica genomic DNA:
ATCGTTCGTAACACTATTTGAATAAAGGATATGCGTCCTTTTATAAATCAGCGACGCGTCGGTATTGTTCAAAGGCCCAGAATAGTTTTTAGCTGTAATTTCTTCGGAAATTAATAACCTGTTATTCCAGTAATCCTTATCTTTGCCGAAAATCAACGACAAGAGGGAATCGCCTTGCAATATGAAGGGTGATGTGTCTATATTTGCGAGGTCCAAAATTGTCGGAGCTACATCCAAAAGCTGGACAGACTGTTTGATTTTAAGGTTTTTAGGCAGTTTATCCGGATAATAAATTAAAAGAGGTACTTTAATAACCTGCCTGTAGCTCGGAGGCTGATGCTGCCAAAAATTATGTTCCCCTAAAAATTCTCCGTGGTCAGCTATATGAATTATTAATGTTTTATCGTAAATCCCCAGTTTTTTTAGCTTATTCACCAGCTTGGCAAAAACAAAATCATTATGCCTGACTGCACCGTCATAGAGATCGCGCCTGCCCTGTAATGTAGGTGTGCTTATGTAGGGAGGATCAAGCCAGACGTGTCTTTGCTCAACTTTAGATGTTTTTGTATCTCTATTATTTAAATACCAGAGATCAAAAGGCCTGGGTGCTTTATAAGGGCCGTGCGGGTCTAATTGATGTACATAAACAAAAATATTCCTGTCAGTATTAGAGTCAAGCCAGCCGAGCAGGATATTTGATGTATCGGGGTCCAATATATTGCGTAAATGCTCTTCATTTGAAGTCATGCTATAGCCCAAGTGCAGGTTAGACATCTTGGAAGAACCCATATTCTGGGAAAACGCTGCTGTTTCAAAACCCTGGTTTCTCATTATTTCAGGTAATCTTAAGAATTTATCGTCTAAAAGGTCTCCTTCACACCAGACCCCGTTCAAAGAAGGATAAAGCGAAGTCATAAATGAAGAACAGGATGTCGGCGTTTCTGTAGTCTGTGAAATGGCATTTAAGAAGATGATACCGTCTTTAAATAAAGATGTTTTGACTGGAGTGGTATTCCTTTTATAGCCGTAGCAAGACATCTTATCCGGCCTTAATGTGTCTTCAAGCCATATTATTATATTAAACCGTTCTTTTGGCAGTTCATAAATAACGGGATTTCCCCAAAAAGCTATATTTCCTCCGTCGCTAAAGGCCTCAAGGATAAGTTCTACAGGACTGTCCGTCCATTTAGTGACGTCTATCTTGAAATCGAACCAGTTTGAGGGATTGCTTATTGTTTTGGAATAAATTATTTCGTTTTTAATGCTGTTTTTGAATATAACATTGAATTTTACAGGGTCATTATCTTTCAATACTCCTATTGATGATTTAAAAAATATCCTGCCTTTAGGGATTTTAAGAGAATACCTGGCTTTGCCCGGGGTTGCGAAATACAGCGCCATTTTTATAATATCGTTCTTGCTTTCGTAAGTATTACCAAAACCAGTCTTATAGTATTTATTCTTTGATGGGACAAAATTTATGTATTCAATATCTATATTGTCTTCAACCCTGAAATACAAACACATGCTTTTTACAGTATTTTTCGAGTAGTAGCACAACAACAAAGGGTCGATTATATAAGTATGATAATTTCCGTCAGGAATAACATCTATGTTCTGCCCTTTGATGCTTGTATCTATCTTGTTGGAGTCAAATTCAGTTTCGTCGCTTAAATAAACCATCATTTTGTTGTTCCTGTTTGTTTTTAGTTTAATTTCAATATCTTTGATGTTTTCAAGCGGTATATTTAGATCTTTCCTTATATTAACGTACTTGCCGCCTTTAAAATAACCTGTAAGCTGGCTGGAGGAAATATATACTTCTTTATAGCTTCCGGAAAATGATTTTTTATCAGGGGCAAACTTAATCAGATAGGAACGCACATCGCCGCCTGGTGCGCTTATCTTGTTTTTCGGCACGGATATCTCTGC
This region includes:
- a CDS encoding sulfatase, which produces MNKFFKYFILLILSFAALITIAIALNTLSYGLNYFGLSKAMNSIIKRQQLILNNSAQFDKAKILKNLKPNPINSFYYMFDEHLSDAEISVPKNKISAPGGDVRSYLIKFAPDKKSFSGSYKEVYISSSQLTGYFKGGKYVNIRKDLNIPLENIKDIEIKLKTNRNNKMMVYLSDETEFDSNKIDTSIKGQNIDVIPDGNYHTYIIDPLLLCYYSKNTVKSMCLYFRVEDNIDIEYINFVPSKNKYYKTGFGNTYESKNDIIKMALYFATPGKARYSLKIPKGRIFFKSSIGVLKDNDPVKFNVIFKNSIKNEIIYSKTISNPSNWFDFKIDVTKWTDSPVELILEAFSDGGNIAFWGNPVIYELPKERFNIIIWLEDTLRPDKMSCYGYKRNTTPVKTSLFKDGIIFLNAISQTTETPTSCSSFMTSLYPSLNGVWCEGDLLDDKFLRLPEIMRNQGFETAAFSQNMGSSKMSNLHLGYSMTSNEEHLRNILDPDTSNILLGWLDSNTDRNIFVYVHQLDPHGPYKAPRPFDLWYLNNRDTKTSKVEQRHVWLDPPYISTPTLQGRRDLYDGAVRHNDFVFAKLVNKLKKLGIYDKTLIIHIADHGEFLGEHNFWQHQPPSYRQVIKVPLLIYYPDKLPKNLKIKQSVQLLDVAPTILDLANIDTSPFILQGDSLLSLIFGKDKDYWNNRLLISEEITAKNYSGPLNNTDASLIYKRTHILYSNSVTNDFLSWLLQKSKANCHLLRFFNLNTDKTEEGYFNNYLPNLFLYRKVKKFLYDFQANNLKIFENIVKTKKPQNKLTQEEIKTLRSMGYLQ